The uncultured Cohaesibacter sp. genome window below encodes:
- a CDS encoding RidA family protein translates to MTKDRQLISNGNPMEAIVGFSRAVRVGNFIAVGGTAPVGADGKTVGIGDVYAQTCQCFEIIKAALEQAGSGLEDIVRTRVILTDIDNWKPAIEARKRYCLEARPVDTIMAINRFVNPEWLVEIEVDAVIAK, encoded by the coding sequence ATGACAAAAGACAGACAACTGATTTCCAACGGAAACCCGATGGAAGCCATTGTGGGCTTCAGCCGCGCAGTGCGTGTTGGAAATTTCATCGCTGTCGGCGGCACCGCCCCCGTTGGAGCTGATGGCAAGACTGTGGGCATTGGAGATGTCTATGCCCAGACCTGCCAGTGTTTTGAAATCATCAAAGCCGCATTGGAACAGGCAGGATCCGGTCTTGAGGATATCGTCAGAACGAGGGTAATCCTGACCGATATCGACAATTGGAAACCGGCCATCGAGGCAAGAAAGCGATATTGCCTCGAGGCGCGACCGGTTGACACGATCATGGCCATCAATCGTTTCGTCAATCCGGAATGGCTCGTGGAAATCGAAGTCGATGCGGTCATTGCCAAGTAA